From a single Eisenibacter elegans DSM 3317 genomic region:
- a CDS encoding RagB/SusD family nutrient uptake outer membrane protein, whose protein sequence is MGDQFGNITSGKWRDPRKNYVIMRLAEMYLIRAEANFRLGTGSGATPLEDLNRIRNRAGLASLLSVTLDNILLERRLELAFEGVRIHDIKRLQGVTGTFLWNDNRLVLPIPLRETNANPNLKQNLGHN, encoded by the coding sequence GTGGGAGATCAGTTTGGGAATATTACTTCTGGCAAATGGAGAGACCCTCGGAAAAACTACGTGATTATGCGATTAGCTGAGATGTACCTTATTAGGGCTGAGGCTAACTTTCGTTTAGGCACTGGCTCTGGCGCTACTCCCTTAGAAGATTTAAATAGAATACGAAACCGTGCTGGATTAGCTTCTCTATTAAGTGTTACATTAGACAATATTTTGTTAGAGCGTCGTTTAGAGTTAGCGTTTGAAGGCGTACGCATTCACGACATTAAACGTCTGCAAGGAGTAACAGGTACATTCTTGTGGAATGATAATCGTTTGGTGCTTCCAATTCCTTTACGGGAAACAAACGCAAACCCTAATTTGAAACAAAACCTCGGCCATAATTAA
- a CDS encoding RagB/SusD family nutrient uptake outer membrane protein, whose protein sequence is MKKIFRYLTLCTALALINACNTLDVEPTNSIDAETAVTDSISVARSVAGIYDGLQSGNYYGLRFLLYQDVYADNLAHSGTFTTDQQVSARQIQASNLQIANTWASIYATINRANTLIERIDNVTLTAATRNHYIAEARFVRALCYFDLVKLFGPVPIQPRATKATAEISNVARSSENDVYNYIIEDLIFAEANLTNLNPAAQRQFRATARAATALLARVYLQRGDNVQAAAKATQAIAGSGLTTAFNAIFLNSVTNETIWTLHFSLNDQNGLAIASDPTTGGQKFYYRTAFFNAFQTSGLNGDLRFAVSARVISGRLSLVKYFRTSSSDDYVTMIRLAEMFLIRAEANARLGNPLTAPSANVLGDINVVRNRAGLANANPATNAEALTEILNQRRFEFVGEGHRYSDLLRYGLAEGLFPAGQGFRTRWPIPLTQLEVNPLLTPNPGYL, encoded by the coding sequence ATGAAAAAAATATTTCGATACCTCACTCTTTGCACAGCATTGGCTTTGATCAATGCTTGCAATACCCTGGATGTAGAGCCTACCAATTCTATTGATGCCGAAACAGCTGTAACAGATTCAATTTCAGTGGCTCGCTCTGTGGCTGGTATATATGATGGCTTGCAATCAGGCAATTATTATGGTCTTCGTTTCTTACTTTATCAAGATGTATATGCTGATAATTTAGCACATTCAGGTACCTTTACCACCGACCAACAAGTAAGTGCTCGACAGATTCAAGCCTCTAATTTGCAAATCGCCAATACCTGGGCAAGCATCTATGCAACCATAAATCGCGCCAATACTTTGATAGAGCGTATTGATAATGTAACCTTGACAGCAGCTACGCGCAATCATTATATTGCTGAGGCGCGTTTTGTACGTGCATTATGCTATTTCGACTTAGTAAAGCTCTTCGGGCCTGTACCTATTCAGCCTAGAGCTACTAAGGCTACAGCTGAAATCTCGAATGTAGCACGTTCTTCAGAGAATGATGTTTATAATTACATTATTGAGGATTTGATTTTTGCTGAGGCAAATCTTACAAATCTCAATCCTGCGGCTCAGCGGCAGTTTCGTGCTACGGCAAGAGCTGCTACTGCTCTGCTGGCAAGGGTATATTTGCAAAGAGGAGATAATGTACAAGCTGCTGCCAAAGCCACACAGGCCATTGCTGGTTCAGGACTTACCACGGCTTTTAATGCGATTTTCCTTAATTCTGTAACAAACGAAACTATCTGGACGCTCCACTTCAGCTTGAACGACCAAAATGGCTTGGCCATTGCCTCGGATCCTACAACTGGAGGGCAGAAGTTTTACTATCGTACCGCCTTTTTCAATGCTTTTCAAACATCAGGATTAAATGGAGATTTGCGCTTTGCTGTGAGCGCTCGCGTAATTAGTGGTCGTCTTTCTTTGGTAAAGTATTTCCGCACCTCCTCAAGTGATGACTATGTAACTATGATTCGTCTTGCCGAAATGTTTTTGATTCGCGCAGAGGCCAATGCACGTTTGGGTAATCCTTTGACGGCTCCCTCTGCTAATGTATTAGGCGACATCAATGTGGTGCGTAACCGTGCAGGATTAGCTAATGCCAACCCCGCTACCAATGCAGAAGCGCTTACTGAGATTTTGAATCAGCGCCGCTTCGAGTTTGTAGGCGAAGGACATCGCTACTCAGATTTGCTTCGTTATGGCTTAGCAGAAGGCTTGTTCCCTGCGGGGCAAGGATTCCGTACTCGTTGGCCTATTCCGCTTACGCAGTTGGAAGTAAACCCATTGCTTACGCCTAATCCCGGTTACTTGTAG
- a CDS encoding SusC/RagA family TonB-linked outer membrane protein produces MRKHLLFYCTLLLTLCLSVSLWAQGRVVTDTVVDENGEPLPGVTVVVKGTTQGSATDINGRYAINVPEGGILIFRGVGLTTQEIAVGSQTIINPTMQSDTRQLGEVVVVGYGTQNRAELTSSVSKVTSETLQDLPVAGIDQALQGRAAGVQITTNSGTPGGGVTVRVRGSSSISASNQPLYVIDGVPLTTGDFSQLGFGGQSINALTDINPNDIESIEVLKDASAAAIYGSRAANGVVLITTKRGKTGKTQFNFNTYAGFQQAWRKPKFLDRTQYLEVATEALVNDGFLPAGSTGDDFIDFFYGGLPFENTVNTNWLDEVLRTASIQNYELSSSGGNDKTKYYLSANYFDQQGLVINSRYQRLSTRLNLDHNVNNRFTIGTSVQLSRAVNNRIVSDNTLNGPFANALAASPLWPVRDARGRYTRPQFFYSNPVAEGTENDDINVSLRAVANAYAKYALTDNLNINGRVGIDQLSFSERRYTPDNYPGSSSTQEGGSGQNNYSNVLKWLTEATIDYRVPLAEQHNLTLLAGFNQEYNIINQASVRGIGFPGERFRFISAAATVNQGSNFETYWGLTSFFGRANYALYGKYLLSVNFRADASSRFGVNNRWGYFPALSAGWRISEEEFFGGLKNTISDLKVRASWGITGNQEIGNFASRNFYGGANYFNAAGIAPTQIGDPNLKWEETTQTDIGLDIGFFNNRVTLSADYYVKTTRDLLFSRPIATQNGFGSFFTNIGSVENRGFEFTLTTVNVQGGRDEFSWTSDLNMSFNRNKVLELFEGQDVFYGFGGNSLVLREGQPIGTFYGFIADGVYARTEDVPQSLQALGIQGGDMNYRDINGDGIINDADLTIIGSAQPLFVGGFNNTFRYKGFDLNIFMQFSYGNDIWNAAGSFQQGLFANFFDDNQVDAVLNRWRQEGDITAVPRATTDVSVNQNNRSSTTRFIRDGSFLRFKNVIFGYTLPKRLIDRVSLRSARVYVQAQNLFTFTNYPGFDPEVNFAGTSNTTLGVDFYTFPQPRTITFGLNIGF; encoded by the coding sequence ATGCGTAAACATCTACTGTTTTACTGTACACTATTACTCACATTGTGCCTAAGTGTGTCGCTTTGGGCGCAAGGTCGAGTGGTAACCGACACTGTTGTCGACGAAAACGGCGAACCATTGCCCGGTGTAACGGTGGTGGTCAAAGGGACTACCCAAGGCTCTGCCACTGATATCAATGGTCGTTATGCCATCAATGTTCCTGAAGGTGGTATTCTTATTTTTCGAGGTGTTGGCCTGACGACACAAGAGATTGCTGTGGGCAGCCAAACCATCATCAATCCCACCATGCAATCAGATACCCGCCAACTTGGTGAGGTGGTTGTAGTAGGATATGGGACACAAAACCGTGCTGAGCTTACCAGCTCTGTTTCCAAGGTAACTTCCGAAACACTACAAGATTTGCCCGTAGCAGGTATTGACCAAGCGCTACAGGGTCGCGCAGCAGGTGTGCAGATTACCACAAACTCCGGTACACCCGGTGGGGGGGTTACGGTGCGTGTGCGTGGTTCAAGCTCTATCTCTGCCAGCAATCAGCCTCTTTATGTAATAGACGGCGTGCCGCTTACTACGGGCGACTTTTCCCAGTTGGGTTTTGGAGGGCAAAGCATCAATGCGCTTACAGACATTAACCCTAATGACATTGAGTCTATTGAGGTATTGAAAGATGCTTCTGCTGCTGCCATATACGGCTCGCGTGCTGCCAATGGAGTTGTATTGATTACGACCAAGCGTGGAAAAACAGGAAAAACCCAGTTCAACTTTAATACATACGCAGGTTTTCAACAGGCTTGGCGCAAGCCAAAATTCTTGGACCGCACACAATACTTAGAAGTGGCCACAGAAGCATTGGTGAATGATGGTTTCTTACCTGCAGGTTCTACAGGGGATGATTTCATAGATTTCTTTTACGGAGGCCTTCCTTTTGAGAATACTGTAAATACCAATTGGTTGGACGAAGTACTACGAACCGCTTCTATCCAAAATTACGAGCTTTCTAGCTCTGGAGGGAATGATAAAACAAAGTACTATCTGTCTGCCAATTATTTTGATCAGCAAGGCTTGGTAATCAATAGCCGTTATCAAAGGCTATCCACTCGCCTCAACCTTGACCATAATGTAAACAACCGCTTTACCATTGGTACCAGCGTGCAACTAAGCCGTGCTGTAAACAATCGTATTGTAAGTGATAACACCTTGAACGGCCCCTTTGCCAATGCATTAGCAGCCTCTCCTTTGTGGCCTGTACGTGATGCACGAGGACGTTATACCCGTCCGCAGTTCTTTTATAGCAATCCGGTAGCTGAAGGCACAGAAAACGATGATATAAATGTCAGCTTGCGTGCTGTGGCCAATGCTTATGCCAAGTACGCTCTCACAGACAACTTAAATATCAATGGAAGAGTGGGAATAGACCAACTGAGCTTTTCGGAGCGTCGTTATACTCCTGACAACTACCCCGGCAGTTCTTCTACTCAAGAGGGTGGCTCTGGTCAAAACAATTACTCTAATGTGTTGAAGTGGCTTACAGAAGCAACAATAGATTATCGTGTACCCTTGGCTGAGCAACACAATCTGACACTTTTGGCTGGTTTCAACCAAGAGTACAATATCATCAATCAGGCATCTGTTAGGGGTATTGGTTTTCCCGGAGAGCGTTTTCGATTTATATCTGCTGCAGCTACTGTAAATCAAGGTTCTAATTTTGAAACTTATTGGGGACTTACTTCCTTCTTTGGCCGTGCCAATTATGCCTTATATGGCAAATATTTGTTATCTGTGAATTTCCGTGCAGATGCTTCTTCTCGCTTTGGGGTAAATAATCGCTGGGGCTATTTCCCTGCCCTCTCTGCCGGGTGGCGTATTTCTGAAGAAGAATTTTTTGGAGGCCTGAAAAATACCATTAGCGATTTGAAAGTTCGTGCCAGCTGGGGAATTACAGGAAATCAAGAAATTGGGAACTTCGCTTCACGCAATTTCTATGGTGGAGCTAATTACTTTAATGCTGCTGGTATTGCTCCTACACAAATTGGAGATCCTAATTTGAAATGGGAAGAAACCACCCAAACAGATATTGGTTTGGATATTGGCTTTTTCAATAATCGTGTAACACTCTCTGCGGATTATTACGTGAAAACTACCAGAGACCTGCTTTTCTCTCGTCCGATTGCTACCCAAAATGGCTTTGGCAGTTTCTTCACCAATATTGGTTCTGTGGAAAATCGTGGTTTTGAGTTTACTTTGACTACAGTAAATGTACAAGGTGGTCGTGATGAGTTTAGCTGGACTTCCGATTTAAACATGTCTTTCAATCGCAATAAGGTATTAGAGCTCTTTGAAGGCCAAGATGTATTCTATGGTTTTGGAGGCAACTCTTTGGTATTGCGTGAAGGGCAACCTATTGGTACTTTCTACGGTTTTATTGCTGATGGTGTATATGCGCGTACAGAAGATGTGCCGCAATCACTTCAGGCCTTGGGGATTCAGGGAGGGGATATGAACTATCGCGATATCAATGGCGATGGCATTATCAACGATGCTGACCTGACCATCATCGGCAGTGCACAACCTTTGTTTGTAGGAGGTTTTAATAATACTTTCCGCTACAAAGGTTTTGATCTGAACATCTTCATGCAGTTTTCTTATGGAAACGATATCTGGAATGCAGCAGGAAGTTTTCAACAAGGACTATTCGCCAACTTCTTTGACGATAATCAAGTAGATGCTGTATTGAATCGCTGGCGACAAGAAGGAGACATCACGGCAGTGCCTCGTGCTACTACTGATGTATCAGTAAATCAAAACAATCGTTCTAGTACGACTCGTTTTATCAGAGATGGCTCTTTCTTACGATTCAAAAACGTGATTTTTGGTTATACATTGCCAAAGAGATTGATTGATCGCGTTTCTTTGCGTTCTGCCCGTGTGTATGTGCAAGCTCAAAACTTATTTACCTTTACCAACTATCCGGGCTTCGACCCTGAAGTAAACTTTGCAGGTACGTCTAATACTACCTTGGGAGTGGATTTCTACACCTTCCCACAGCCTCGTACCATTACTTTCGGGCTTAATATCGGATTCTAA
- a CDS encoding ArsR/SmtB family transcription factor, translating into MGLSKTSAFSTNQNQLAALAKALAHPARIAILEVLLKRQSCVCGEIVEELPLSQATVSQHLKELKTVGLIQGDIEGTRICYCIHPEGWRQLQQVLGQWLVQAESNCCS; encoded by the coding sequence ATGGGTTTAAGCAAAACATCGGCTTTTTCTACAAACCAAAATCAGCTAGCAGCTTTGGCCAAGGCTTTGGCACACCCGGCAAGGATTGCCATTCTGGAAGTGTTGTTGAAGCGTCAATCCTGTGTCTGCGGAGAGATTGTGGAAGAGCTGCCCCTCTCACAGGCCACTGTCTCACAACATCTCAAGGAGCTAAAAACAGTCGGGTTAATTCAGGGCGACATCGAAGGGACACGCATTTGCTACTGCATTCACCCTGAAGGCTGGCGGCAACTCCAACAAGTGTTGGGGCAATGGCTTGTACAGGCCGAATCCAATTGCTGTTCATAG
- a CDS encoding arsenite methyltransferase encodes MENNEALKAMVKEKYTLIANQSKTENETSCCGVGGCATVDYAVFAENYQDVQGYNADADLGLGCGLPTEFAQINLGDTVLDLGSGAGNDCFVARAITGESGKVIGVDMTETMIEKSRVNAEKLGFNNVEFRLGDIERLPITANTIDVIISNCVLNLVPDKAKAFAEMYRVLKPSAHFSISDVVLQGTLPEGLRNDAEMYAGCVSGAISQTDYLKLLSQAGFVNVQVQKSRKISLPTEILSRYLDKEGLDSYAQNDSLGIYSITVYGQKPATQTCAPDSGCC; translated from the coding sequence ATGGAAAATAACGAAGCCTTGAAGGCAATGGTGAAAGAGAAATACACCTTGATTGCCAACCAATCAAAAACTGAAAACGAAACCTCTTGTTGTGGTGTTGGTGGTTGTGCTACGGTAGATTATGCCGTTTTTGCCGAAAACTACCAAGATGTACAAGGTTACAATGCCGACGCTGACCTGGGGCTGGGTTGTGGCCTACCAACCGAGTTTGCACAGATCAACCTGGGAGATACCGTTCTTGACCTAGGCTCTGGTGCTGGCAACGACTGCTTTGTCGCCCGAGCCATTACTGGGGAAAGCGGAAAAGTGATTGGTGTAGATATGACAGAGACGATGATTGAGAAATCTCGTGTAAACGCCGAAAAACTAGGATTCAACAACGTAGAGTTTCGTCTGGGAGACATCGAAAGGCTGCCCATTACAGCCAATACAATTGATGTGATTATCAGCAATTGTGTGCTCAACCTCGTTCCTGATAAGGCCAAGGCTTTTGCAGAAATGTATCGGGTGCTAAAACCTAGCGCTCATTTCAGTATCTCAGATGTTGTGCTACAAGGCACACTACCCGAAGGGCTACGCAATGATGCTGAGATGTATGCCGGCTGTGTATCAGGAGCTATCTCACAAACCGACTATCTGAAACTGCTGTCGCAGGCTGGGTTTGTGAATGTGCAGGTACAAAAATCTCGGAAAATCAGTCTGCCTACAGAGATTTTGAGCCGTTATCTTGACAAAGAAGGCTTGGATAGTTATGCACAAAATGACTCCTTGGGTATTTACAGCATTACGGTATACGGTCAAAAACCGGCTACCCAAACTTGTGCGCCAGATTCCGGCTGTTGTTAA
- a CDS encoding PepSY-associated TM helix domain-containing protein, which yields MAIGHLWLGLLSSVVVFAVCLTGSIYAFKNPVIELYNRHKVYVDAPKQAVPLPLDTLQAIFERRGSSITALVLPAAKNKSISISYLNHESGILKTSYFNPYTAEELGHSSRSMDGFFQVVLNIHRTLLITKIGKQVVGISILIFVFMLLSGLVLWLPARWKWKNIKAGLTINWRAKFYRINYDLHNTLGFYSLLLLLFIALTGLYVTYPWMKSGILVALGGKPISGEAVKEEISNNFELLLQEMMEKEEEKKTMKDLRPISLDSLMGLVDQKLHYHATTIIQLPDDKEPRFSIQKINTTNWLGAMLPDQISFDKKGELKAVELFRDKPLHKQFVAISLPLHTGEFLGLPGIILYALVSLVGCSLPITGFIIWWKKVR from the coding sequence ATGGCCATAGGACATTTATGGCTTGGTTTGTTATCATCAGTAGTGGTGTTTGCTGTTTGCCTTACAGGCAGCATTTATGCCTTCAAAAACCCTGTCATAGAGCTATATAACCGACACAAAGTCTATGTAGATGCACCCAAACAAGCTGTGCCGCTTCCCTTAGACACATTACAGGCTATTTTTGAACGCCGGGGCAGCAGCATCACGGCCTTGGTGTTGCCCGCCGCCAAAAATAAAAGCATCAGTATCTCTTACCTCAACCACGAATCAGGGATACTCAAAACGAGTTATTTCAACCCCTATACCGCCGAGGAGCTAGGCCACAGCAGCCGCAGTATGGACGGATTTTTTCAGGTAGTGCTCAATATCCATCGCACATTACTGATTACCAAAATCGGGAAGCAGGTCGTGGGTATTTCTATCCTGATTTTTGTTTTTATGCTTCTATCTGGCCTTGTGCTGTGGTTGCCGGCACGTTGGAAATGGAAAAACATCAAAGCTGGATTGACCATCAACTGGAGAGCAAAGTTTTACCGTATCAACTATGACCTACACAACACACTAGGCTTCTATAGCTTACTGTTGTTGCTTTTTATTGCCCTGACGGGACTTTATGTTACCTATCCTTGGATGAAAAGCGGTATTTTGGTAGCCCTAGGGGGCAAACCCATATCTGGAGAGGCTGTCAAAGAAGAAATTTCTAATAATTTTGAGCTGCTATTGCAAGAGATGATGGAAAAAGAAGAGGAGAAAAAAACAATGAAAGACCTTCGCCCTATTTCTTTAGACAGCCTGATGGGCTTGGTTGACCAAAAACTTCACTACCACGCTACGACAATCATACAATTGCCCGATGACAAAGAGCCTCGGTTTAGCATCCAAAAAATCAATACGACCAACTGGCTGGGGGCGATGTTGCCCGATCAAATCAGTTTTGACAAAAAAGGGGAGCTTAAGGCTGTCGAGCTTTTTCGAGACAAACCCTTACACAAACAGTTTGTAGCAATATCGTTACCACTCCATACCGGAGAGTTCCTAGGCCTGCCCGGCATCATACTTTATGCCTTGGTCTCCTTGGTGGGATGCTCTTTGCCTATTACGGGCTTTATTATTTGGTGGAAAAAAGTGCGTTAA